In Oryza sativa Japonica Group chromosome 2, ASM3414082v1, the following are encoded in one genomic region:
- the LOC107280001 gene encoding uncharacterized protein, which yields MGDEKKKLADKDAPESSKKRSHKSGKRKSSGEVLATEQAKPSRHSNPQGDDSRKPWCPIHKTSKHALEDYYVVKKELARQLAIERGKQVRVVETAEEAATNNSDSALPEYDLHVSHIFGGSTSYTSKTEYKKAEREVCSTSQMTTTKMKWSQHKIEFSEADHPKIVTTPGRYPIVVEPTIRNIKVARVLIDGGSSVNLLFASTLDTMRITRSKLTPTDQPFHGITPESSSKPLGKITLPVTFGHAKNFQTEQITFDVAEFDTAYNAIIGRAAVAKFMVASHYAYQVLKMLGPKGTITIQGNAKLAV from the coding sequence ATGGGAGATGAGAAGAAGAAGTTGGCCGATAAAGATGCACCAGAGTCAAGTAAGAAGAGAAGTCACAAGAGTGGAAAACGCAAATCTTCAGGAGAGGTCCTTGCCACAGAGCAAGCAAAACCATCCAGACACTCCAACCCCCAGGGCGACGACTCCCGCAAGCCATGGTGCCCAATCCACAAGACAAGCAAACACGCCTTGGAGGACTACTACGTCGTCAAAAAGGAGCTCGCGAGACAACTAGCAATCGAAAGAGGAAAGCAAGTACGAGTCGTTGAGACGGCAGAAGAAGCTGCCACCAACAACTCTGACTCTGCCTTGCCGGAGTACGATCTGCATGTCTCCCACATTTTTGGAGGATCCACTTCGTACACCTCTAAGACGGAGTACAAGAAAGCGGAACGCGAAGTCTGCTCCACCTCGCAGATGACTACcaccaagatgaagtggtcccAGCACAAGATCGAGTTCTCGGAAGCGGATCACCCCAAGATCGTGACTACACCTGGCAGATATCccatcgtggtcgaacccactattcggaatatcaaggtGGCAAGAGTTCTCATCGACGGTGGGAGTTCGGTCAACCTACTCTTCGCCAGCACTTTAGACACGATGAGAATAACTCGAAGCAAGCTGACGCCAACAGATCAGCCCTTCCACGGAATTACCCCGGAATCGTCGTCTAAACCGTTGGGAAAGATCACACTACCCGTTACATTCGGACACGCCAAAAATTTCCAaacagagcagatcacctttgatgtcgcggAATTCGATACCgcatacaatgccatcattGGGAGAGCTGCAGTCGCGAAGTTTATGGTGGCCTCGCACTACGCATACCAAGTGCTGAAGATGCTAGGACCAAAAGGGACAATCACCATCCAGGGGAACGCCAAGTTGGCAGTGtag